Proteins encoded together in one Glandiceps talaboti chromosome 11, keGlaTala1.1, whole genome shotgun sequence window:
- the LOC144442754 gene encoding tripartite motif-containing protein 2-like, producing MASADSSFFEKVSEKFLLCSICSERYKNAKILPCIHTFCQHCLSKWVKTAGILECPVCRRSHRLPDGGVASLQSNFFVNNLVEEFEHQDTDTTKSKSCDGCLTEDSNRFMWCIECSMKLCDTCARTHGRVPLTRAHRLIPLDEYHSVKSKDPTMVQSGVYCENHPENQVKFFCKTCEVPICTDCTVVDHRVPEHKHKYLKDAADEYKKEVAMVVNKLKEKEKEATDSTTTIQQMSDALDVSFNTEQVKVKEHMTKTIQEITRIIQSNGEQLLKELNDEYEARKTTLQVQLKELGGSQNDMSSVREFAENLTEYGNPAQLMATKKGMAVQTQQLLDLQTKCTPAADDFMVFKPNDDFCSTKSLGSVTLSEVKLQSVATHYRIGEDVRSTLIKVKGGQGGAKVSVKDINATITVSGGKLESMNVTDNNNETFSVSSRVKVEGEHELSVSVCGKHVHGSPVTTKVIPQKGLVCTIGKKGTGEGEMNYPHGLALTEKGDLLVCECGNKRLQSFTLPDQCGKMITNTGYTETFNPLYAAMSRDGKMRYVTETNKKQVLVFDVNWKFKKSFKGGIDYPRGIAISPTNNNVYVVDESLHCIRIHNQYGEQLKYFGSQGSGKRNLSYPEDVCINSRGNVIVSDSSNDRMQVYDADGNFLFTFGNQGNKDSQLSSPRGVDTDNHDNVYVCDKGNKRVLKFDSKGNFICRIDSEKEGMKLPTGICVTDDEPFGKVIVADYWGHCVKVYAQ from the coding sequence ATGGCGTCAGCAGACTCCAGTTTTTTTGAGAAAGTCAGTGAGAAGTTTCTGTTGTGTTCGATATGTTCTGAGAGATACAAGAATGCTAAAATTCTACCGTGTATTCACACGTTTTGTCAACATTGTCTGAGTAAATGGGTGAAGACGGCAGGTATACTAGAATGCCCGGTTTGTCGGAGAAGTCATCGGCTACCAGATGGGGGTGTGGCAAGCTTACAAAGTAACTTTTTTGTCAACAATTTGGTCGAAGAGTTCGAACACCAAGACACCGATACGACAAAGTCAAAGAGTTGTGACGGTTGCCTAACTGAAGATAGCAATCGTTTTATGTGGTGTATCGAGTGTTCTATGAAGCTATGTGACACCTGTGCACGTACTCATGGGCGTGTGCCATTAACTCGTGCACATCGCCTCATACCACTGGATGAATATCACAGTGTAAAGTCTAAAGATCCAACCATGGTACAATCTGGTGTCTATTGCGAAAACCACCCAGAAAACCAGGTCAAGTTTTTCTGTAAGACATGCGAGGTTCCGATTTGTACTGACTGTACAGTGGTTGATCACAGAGTTCCTGAACATAAACACAAATATCTGAAAGACGCAGCAGATGAATACAAGAAAGAAGTAGCTATGGTGGTgaataaactgaaggaaaaagAGAAAGAAGCAACTGATAGTACGACTACCATACAACAAATGTCAGATGCCTTGGATGTCAGTTTTAATACAGagcaagtgaaagtgaaagaacaCATGACAAAGACAATTCAGGAAATCACCCGTATAATACAAAGCAATGGTGAACAGTTGTTAAAAGAACTAAACGACGAATACGAAGCCAGAAAGACGACCTTACAAGTACAACTGAAAGAGCTTGGTGGTTCACAGAACGACATGTCGAGTGTACGAGAATTCGCAGAAAATCTCACAGAGTACGGTAATCCCGCACAGCTGATGGCAACAAAGAAAGGAATGGCTGTACAGACACAACAACTGCTAGATCTTCAGACGAAATGTACGCCCGCTGCTGACGATTTCATGGTTTTCAAACCAAATGATGATTTCTGTTCAACTAAGTCGTTAGGATCAGTGACCTTATCTGAGGTCAAGCTTCAAAGTGTTGCTACACACTACAGAATAGGAGAAGACGTGAGAAGTACTCTTATTAAAGTCAAAGGCGGACAAGGTGGGGCCAAGGTGTCAGTCAAAGACATTAATGCAACGATAACAGTTTCAGGAGGAAAGCTAGAGAGCATGAACGTAACTGACAATAACAATGAAACATTCTCAGTGAGTAGTCGTGTGAAGGTAGAAGGTGAACATGAACTGTCAGTATCAGTATGTGgaaaacatgtacatggttCACCAGTCACAACTAAAGTGATCCCCCAGAAAGGGTTGGTTTGTACAATAGGTAAGAAGGGTACAGGAGAGGGAGAAATGAATTATCCACATGGTTTAGCTTTGACAGAGAAAGGTGATTTATTAGTATGTGAGTGTGGCAATAAAAGATTACAGTCATTTACATTACCAGATCAATGTGGAAAGATGATTACAAATACAGGTTACACAGAGACGTTTAATCCCCTTTATGCAGCAATGTCACGTGATGGTAAGATGAGATATgtcacagaaaccaataaaaagCAGGTATTAGTATTTGATGTAAATTGGAAatttaagaaaagtttcaaAGGTGGAATCGATTATCCAAGAGGCATTGCCATTAGCCCAACCAACAACAATGTGTATGTTGTTGACGAGTCCTTACATTGTATACGAATACACAATCAGTATGGTGAgcaattgaaatattttggtaGTCAGGGTAGTGGAAAGAGAAATCTCAGCTACCCTGAAGATGTTTGCATTAATAGTAGAGGCAATGTCATCGTAAGTGACAGTAGTAATGATCGAATGCAGGTCTATGATGCCGATGGTAATTTTTTATTCACGTTTGGAAATCAGGGAAATAAAGATAGTCAGCTGAGTTCTCCACGTGGTGTAGATACAGACAACCacgataatgtgtatgtgtgtgataaAGGTAACAAACGAGTGTTGAAGTTTGATTCTAAGGGTAATTTCATCTGTCGTATTGATAGTGAGAAAGAGGGAATGAAATTGCCCACTGGAATCTGTGTTACTGATGACGAGCCATTTGGGAAAGTGATAGTTGCTGATTATTGGGGTCACTGTGTCAAAGTATATGCTCAGTGA
- the LOC144442755 gene encoding 1-deoxyxylulose-5-phosphate synthase YajO-like: MDTRTNHGTVKYNFLGNSGLKVSNVCFGTMTFGEHKGGRPGQTDEAASHQMLDRFVELGGNFIDTADLYANGTAEQYVGSWMKKKQNRDDIVIATKVRFNIDGSSDPNKLGLSRRYISQAVEHSLKRLQTDYIDLYQIHCWDIGTPIQETLRTMDDLIRSGKVRYVGASNVKGWQLQKIMDECRHIGLNPWISLQAEYSLMTRGIEYELIDVCRNEGIGVLPWSPLKGGWLTGKVRGNVLPPEGSRVAFVESDPDKNRGTNSPSYSQFSTDQKILNLLDVVESVGKEHGKTMSQVAIRWLLQQDSVSSVIIGAKTLQQLDENMAAGGAWELTDQQLSDLDKASQMHQPYPYELVTRYNKGRERQSITK; the protein is encoded by the exons ATGGATACTAGAACCAACCATGGAACAGTGAAGTACAACTTCCTCGGCAATAGCGGACTGAAAGTGTCTAATGTCTGCTTCGGTACGATGACATTTGGTGAACACAAG GGAGGTCGTCCAGGTCAGACTGATGAGGCGGCCTCTCATCAAATGTTGGATAGATTTGTTGAGTTAGGGGGTAACTTTATTGACACTGCTGATTTGTATGCAAATGGTACTGCTGAACAATATGTTGGATCTTGGATGAAAAA GAAGCAGAATCGAGATGATATCGTTATTGCCACCAAAGTTCGTTTTAATATTGATGGTAGTAGTGATCCCAATAAACTTGGTTTAAGTAGGAGATATATTTCACAGGCTGTAGAACACAGTTTGAAGAGATTACAGACTGACTATATTGATCTCTATCAG ATACATTGCTGGGATATTGGTACTCCTATTCAAGAAACACTTCGTACTATGGATGACTTGATAAGAAGTGGCAAAGTACGATATGTTGGTGCTAGTAATGTCAAAGGTTGGCAACTTCAGAAGATAATGGACGAATGCAGACATATTGGACTAAATCCATGGATTAGCTTACAG GCTGAATATAGTCTAATGACCAGAGGCATTGAGTATGAACTTATAGATGTCTGTAGAAATGAAGGTATCGGTGTGTTACCATGGAGTCCATTGAAAGG AGGTTGGCTTACAGGGAAAGTAAGAGGGAATGTGCTCCCACCAGAGGGTTCCAGGGTGGCCTTTGTTGAGAGTGATCCTGACAAGAACAGGGGTACCAACAGTCCAAGTTATTCACAGTTTTCTACTGACCAaaagattttgaatttattggaTGTTGTTGAAAGTGTTGGAAAAGAACATG GTAAAACCATGTCCCAAGTAGCAATACGATGGTTACTACAGCAAGACAGTGTGTCATCGGTTATTATTGGAGCAAAGACTTTACAACAACTAGATGAAAATATGGCTGCTGGTGGTGCATGGGAACTCACTGATCAACAG CTCAGTGACTTGGACAAAGCAAGTCAGATGCATCAACCGTATCCATATGAATTAGTAACAAGGTACAACAAGGGAAGAGAAAGACAAAGTATAACAAAATAG